Proteins found in one Sphaeramia orbicularis chromosome 8, fSphaOr1.1, whole genome shotgun sequence genomic segment:
- the hcrt gene encoding hypocretin neuropeptide precursor, whose product MTSLFTSHKWFLTDLQKAAGMDSSNRKALALLLMLLLSHVACDAHTVAECCSQPSRSCRLYVLLCRSGNRGTLTGDAAAGILTLGKRLEDEHRLQSRLHQLLHGSKNQAAGILTMGKRTEEGVGEQESDWTMQAGNTITTSLPV is encoded by the exons ATGACTTCTCTTTTCACAAGCCACAAGTGGTTCCTCACCGACCTCCAGAAAGCTGCTGGGATGGACTCTTCTAACAGG AAAGCCCTGGCGTTGCTGTTGATGCTGTTGCTGTCTCATGTTGCCTGTGATGCCCACACTGTGGCCGAGTGCTGCAGCCAGCCGTCTCGGTCCTGTCGCCTTTATGTGCTGCTGTGTCGCTCCGGAAACAGGGGAACCCTCACAGGTGACGCGGCCGCCGGCATCCTCACTTTGGGCAAACGCTTAGAGGATGAGCATCGTTTGCAGAGTCGACTGCATCAGCTCCTCCACGGCTCCAAGAACCAGGCGGCAGGAATCTTAACTATGGGGAAGAGGACTGAGGAGGGGGTTGGAGAACAGGAAAGTGACTGGACAATGCAAGCAGGGAACACCATCACAACATCTTTACCTGTTTGA